From one Aquicella lusitana genomic stretch:
- a CDS encoding secondary thiamine-phosphate synthase enzyme YjbQ, with amino-acid sequence MLVQCHFSVSTPGRGILNITDEVAALVAQANVTTGLCHVFLHHTSASLILCENADHLVQRDLEAFMSRLVPDGDDLYQHTYEGPDDMPAHVRTVLTSSFLTIPITANQLGLGTWQGIYLWEHRLRSHQRKLTVTVQGE; translated from the coding sequence ATGCTGGTTCAATGTCATTTTAGCGTCTCAACGCCAGGGCGCGGCATACTCAATATTACAGATGAAGTGGCCGCGCTGGTTGCCCAAGCAAATGTCACTACCGGCCTTTGCCATGTTTTTTTGCACCATACCAGCGCCTCATTAATTTTGTGCGAAAATGCAGATCATCTGGTACAGCGCGATCTGGAAGCTTTTATGTCTCGTCTCGTTCCAGACGGAGATGATTTATATCAGCATACCTATGAAGGCCCGGATGACATGCCTGCTCACGTACGCACAGTCCTGACCAGTAGTTTTTTAACCATACCGATTACCGCTAATCAGCTTGGTTTGGGTACATGGCAGGGCATTTACTTATGGGAACACCGTCTGCGTTCCCATCAGCGGAAATTGACTGTAACAGTACAAGGCGAATAA